CCGAAATGCCAGTTACACAGGCATAGTCTGGCAAAAAACAGCTCAAATATCACCTGAGATCAAATACCTTCCTATTCTCGAAATCGTTGATCATTCCCGCTTAATGCCGGAAACTATCCTCAAACTCGCTGAATGGGTCGCAGAATATTATCACACCCCTTTGGGTATATCACTTTTTGCCATGCTTCCCAGTGCACTCGATGTAGTCATCCAGACAGAGATCAGGCTCTCTGAAAATATTGATCATGCCACTCTTAGCCCTAAAGCAGTTAACTTACTCAAATCTCTTGATGATCAACTCTGGACGCCAATAGAAAAAATTAAAAAATCCTTTTCTGGCTCTGGCTTTTATCTGCTGCTGGAAGAACTTGAGGCTGCTGAGTATATCGAAATCAAGAGAACTTTCGATAAGAAAATAAAAAAGAAGATCGCTAATTTTGTCATTAGAAAAAAAATCGAAGATATGCCTGACCTAACTCCCAAACAGCTGGAATTATATGACTTTATCTGCTCAGCAGGCGAGGAATTGCCTCTTAGTAAAATTGCCTCATCTTTCTCTTATGCCCTGGTAAAAGCACTGCGAACTAAGAATCTCATCGATATTAAACCACGAGAAATATTGCCTACTGATACTCTGTTCCCCACCCAGAGACATCCTCAAAATATAACTCCTAATCCCGAGCAGGTAAATGCCATAAATGCTATCGCTTCTGCTCTTGATGAAAACGTCTTTAAACCATTTCTGCTCTATGGCATCACAGGCAGCGGAAAAACTGAAGTTTATATCCAGTCGATAAAAAAGACCCTTGCGGAAGGCAAATCCGCCCTGATGCTGGTTCCTGAAATATCTCTCACTCCGCAAATGGTAGAGCGGTTCTATAATGCCTTTGGTGAAAATATTGCTATCCTGCACAGCAGACTTAATGACCGTCAACGCTGGCAGCAGTGGCAGAATATCCGCAAAGGACAAAGCAGGATCGTGATAGGTGCCCGTAGCGCTATCTTTGCCCCGCTTAAGGATATTGGCATCATTATTGTCGATGAAGAGCATGAGAATAGTTATAAACAGGATACCGCTCCCCGCTATAATGGACGTGACCTGGCTGTGATGCGTGCCTATCTGGAAAAAACAGTCATTGTCCTCGGAAGTGCCACTCCCTCTCTGGAAAGCTGGCATAATACCAGTATTGGCAAATATTCCCTGCTGAAACTCACAAAACGCCCCGGGAATTTCAAACTTCCCCAGGTACAGATCATTGATATGAAAAATATGCCTGATAACAAAGGATTCTTCTCCTCTGAATTAACTTCTATGATCGCTGACCGGCTGAAGAAAAAAGAGCAGATCATCCTTTTTCAGAATCGCAGAGGACATTCTTCTTTTATTCAGTGCCTTAAATGCGGCTTGCTCATCAAATGCCCTAATTGTGATATCAGCATGAATTATCATTCCTTCAATGACACTATGATCTGTCATTATTGCGGATTAGTAAAGCAGGTACCCCGTAAATGCCCCGATTGTGGAAGTTTCCTCTTTAATTATGGTGCTCCCGGCACGCAGCAGATAGAAGAACAGCTCAAAATCCTCTTTCCCCAGGCTCATATCCTCCGCATGGATTCTGATACCACTACTTCCTCCAGCAGTTACCAGAATATGTTTGACCGCATGAAAAGTCATTCAATAGATATTCTACTAGGCACCCAGATGATATCAAAAGGTCTTGATTTCCCTAATGTCACACTAGTAGGTGTTATCTCTGCTGATGTGGGGCTTTCATTCCCGGATTTCCGCGC
The genomic region above belongs to Candidatus Stygibacter australis and contains:
- the priA gene encoding primosomal protein N', whose translation is MFYYDIVLPLAIDKPLTYSSSIELIRGSRVIIKVRNASYTGIVWQKTAQISPEIKYLPILEIVDHSRLMPETILKLAEWVAEYYHTPLGISLFAMLPSALDVVIQTEIRLSENIDHATLSPKAVNLLKSLDDQLWTPIEKIKKSFSGSGFYLLLEELEAAEYIEIKRTFDKKIKKKIANFVIRKKIEDMPDLTPKQLELYDFICSAGEELPLSKIASSFSYALVKALRTKNLIDIKPREILPTDTLFPTQRHPQNITPNPEQVNAINAIASALDENVFKPFLLYGITGSGKTEVYIQSIKKTLAEGKSALMLVPEISLTPQMVERFYNAFGENIAILHSRLNDRQRWQQWQNIRKGQSRIVIGARSAIFAPLKDIGIIIVDEEHENSYKQDTAPRYNGRDLAVMRAYLEKTVIVLGSATPSLESWHNTSIGKYSLLKLTKRPGNFKLPQVQIIDMKNMPDNKGFFSSELTSMIADRLKKKEQIILFQNRRGHSSFIQCLKCGLLIKCPNCDISMNYHSFNDTMICHYCGLVKQVPRKCPDCGSFLFNYGAPGTQQIEEQLKILFPQAHILRMDSDTTTSSSSYQNMFDRMKSHSIDILLGTQMISKGLDFPNVTLVGVISADVGLSFPDFRAGEATFQLLTQVAGRSGRGEIDGNVIIQTYNPTHYAITCAMSQDFPAFADIELSDRELLHYAPFFRLARIIFSGEKEPFIITTLNKYKPLFQKIEDAFPKGDIYLIGPAPAPLTRIKNKFRYHIFIKAKNNQVINKAVSLLEANLKLPSSIKLTIDIDPQNML